The Pseudomonas protegens genome contains the following window.
GAAGGGCGTGCGTCTGTATGCCACCGACTCCGAAGCCGACCTGCGCAACATCGCCAAGGCCGCCCCGGGCTCGAAAGTCTATGTGCGCATCCTCACCGAAGGCTCCACCACCGCCGACTGGCCGCTGTCGCGCAAATTCGGCTGCCAGACCGACATGGCCATGGACCTGCTGATCCTCGCCCGCGACCTGGGCCTGGTGCCTTACGGCGTGTCGTTCCACGTGGGTTCGCAACAACGCGACATCAGCGTCTGGGACGCAGCAATCGCCAAGGTCAAGGTGATCTTCGAACGCCTGAAAGAAGAAGACGGCATCGAACTCAAGCTGATCAACATGGGTGGCGGCTTCCCGGCCAACTACATCACCCGCACCAACAGCCTGGAAACCTACGCCGAGGAAATCATCCGCTTCCTCAAGGAAGACTTCGGTGACGACCTGCCGGAAATCATCCTCGAACCGGGCCGTTCGCTGATCGCCAACGCCGGCATCCTGGTCAGCGAAGTGGTGCTGGTGGCACGCAAATCCCGCACCGCCGTCGAGCGCTGGGTCTACACCGACGTGGGCAAATTCTCCGGCCTGATCGAAACCATGGACGAGTCCATCAAGTTCCCGATCTGGACCGAGAAGAAAGGTGAAGTGGAAGAAGTGGTGATCGCCGGCCCAACCTGCGACAGCGCCGACATCATGTACGAGAACTACAAGTACGGCCTGCCACTGAACCTGGCCATCGGCGACCGCCTGTACTGGCTGTCCACCGGCGCCTACACCACCAGCTACAGCGCGGTGGAATTCAACGGCTTCCCG
Protein-coding sequences here:
- a CDS encoding type III PLP-dependent enzyme, yielding MSINVEDYFARETFQKMKAFADKQETPFVVIDTQMIAQAYDDLRAGFEFAKVYYAVKANPAVEIIDLLHEKGSSFDIASIYELDKVLSRGVNPANISYGNTIKKSKDIRYFYEKGVRLYATDSEADLRNIAKAAPGSKVYVRILTEGSTTADWPLSRKFGCQTDMAMDLLILARDLGLVPYGVSFHVGSQQRDISVWDAAIAKVKVIFERLKEEDGIELKLINMGGGFPANYITRTNSLETYAEEIIRFLKEDFGDDLPEIILEPGRSLIANAGILVSEVVLVARKSRTAVERWVYTDVGKFSGLIETMDESIKFPIWTEKKGEVEEVVIAGPTCDSADIMYENYKYGLPLNLAIGDRLYWLSTGAYTTSYSAVEFNGFPPLKAFYV